A part of Polynucleobacter sp. MG-Unter2-18 genomic DNA contains:
- the purM gene encoding phosphoribosylformylglycinamidine cyclo-ligase — MNSSTDSSSKGLSYRDAGVDIDAGDDLVDRIKPLAKKTMREGVLAGIGGFGALFEVPKRYKEPVLVSGTDGVGTKLRLAFEWNRHDTIGQDLVAMSVNDILVQGAEPLFFLDYFACGKLTVDTAATVVGGIATGCELSGCALIGGETAEMPGMYPPGEYDLAGFAVGAVEKSKIITGATIAPGDVVLAIASSGAHSNGYSLVRKIIERAGAKPTDDLGGRPLGDVVMAPTQIYVKPLLKLINEINVKGMAHITGGGLVDNVPRVLPENTQAVLHRDSWQMPELFRWLQMKGGVADAEMVRVFNCGIGMVVIVSASQADAAIQSLKAEGLHAWTVGEVVERPAGAPQTIVI, encoded by the coding sequence ATGAACTCATCTACCGATTCTTCCTCAAAAGGCCTTTCATACCGTGACGCAGGTGTCGATATCGATGCTGGTGATGACTTGGTGGATCGTATTAAGCCTTTAGCCAAGAAAACCATGCGTGAAGGCGTGCTAGCTGGGATTGGCGGCTTTGGCGCCCTGTTTGAGGTCCCAAAACGCTATAAAGAGCCAGTTTTAGTATCCGGTACTGATGGGGTTGGTACCAAGCTCAGATTGGCCTTTGAGTGGAATCGTCACGATACGATCGGCCAGGATTTGGTGGCAATGAGCGTGAATGACATTTTGGTGCAAGGTGCTGAACCCCTCTTTTTCTTGGATTACTTCGCTTGCGGCAAGCTCACTGTCGACACTGCAGCCACTGTCGTTGGCGGAATAGCGACTGGATGCGAGTTATCTGGTTGTGCATTGATCGGTGGTGAAACTGCAGAGATGCCCGGTATGTATCCTCCAGGTGAATACGATCTAGCCGGCTTTGCTGTTGGCGCAGTTGAAAAATCTAAAATTATTACTGGTGCAACGATTGCCCCAGGAGATGTGGTCTTAGCAATTGCTTCTAGTGGCGCACATTCCAATGGCTACTCACTAGTTCGTAAAATTATTGAGCGTGCTGGAGCTAAGCCGACTGATGATTTGGGCGGCCGACCTTTGGGTGATGTCGTAATGGCCCCGACACAAATTTACGTCAAGCCATTACTAAAGTTGATCAATGAAATTAATGTGAAGGGTATGGCCCACATTACTGGCGGAGGCCTAGTGGATAACGTGCCGCGCGTACTGCCAGAAAATACTCAAGCAGTATTGCATCGCGATAGCTGGCAAATGCCAGAACTGTTCCGCTGGTTGCAAATGAAGGGTGGCGTAGCCGATGCGGAAATGGTTCGCGTATTTAATTGTGGTATTGGTATGGTGGTGATTGTGTCTGCTTCTCAAGCTGATGCTGCCATTCAATCGCTCAAGGCTGAAGGTTTACATGCCTGGACGGTTGGCGAGGTTGTAGAGCGTCCAGCTGGCGCACCACAAACGATCGTTATTTAA
- a CDS encoding AI-2E family transporter, whose product MAEIFTPFLTAFILAYALRPVCLWLERHRLPRAAAAGIAMIFGLVVVFLILTLFITLLKTEIPLIKAQFPTWIQNTQSWLGPKLSEFHIDVDWGTLKTTATQKITTHLNDNSDALMSSTLETVLMSGSSVIAGFVNAVLILFVMFYLLIDWNHFFKLVRTIVPVRAQDTVHHLAMHADGLLSQYLRGMLIVISIMSVFYSVGLSIIGVQGAVALGVFTALMIVIPYIGIALGFTLAVLAALLQFGPGGAIIGVLVLYGLGQFIEGFFLTPRLVGERIGLHPVAVLFALLLFGKLFGFFGILLALPISAVGLVLLQYGWTCYTQSPWYQK is encoded by the coding sequence ATGGCTGAAATTTTTACCCCTTTTCTGACTGCATTTATTCTGGCTTATGCCTTGCGCCCAGTTTGCTTGTGGCTTGAGAGGCATCGCCTACCCCGCGCAGCGGCCGCTGGGATTGCCATGATTTTTGGTCTAGTTGTCGTATTTTTAATACTGACTCTATTTATTACTCTCCTCAAAACCGAAATCCCCCTAATTAAGGCTCAATTTCCGACTTGGATCCAAAACACCCAATCCTGGCTTGGACCCAAGTTGAGTGAATTTCATATTGATGTGGATTGGGGCACCCTCAAAACCACTGCCACCCAAAAAATTACTACGCACCTCAACGATAATTCTGATGCGCTCATGTCCTCCACTTTGGAGACTGTACTGATGTCAGGCAGCTCGGTTATTGCGGGATTCGTAAATGCGGTACTGATCTTATTCGTCATGTTTTATTTGTTGATCGACTGGAATCATTTTTTCAAACTCGTTAGAACGATTGTTCCGGTCCGCGCACAAGATACAGTTCACCACCTCGCAATGCACGCTGATGGCTTACTCTCGCAATACCTCCGGGGCATGCTGATTGTGATTTCGATCATGTCCGTTTTCTACAGCGTAGGCTTAAGCATCATTGGGGTTCAAGGTGCGGTCGCCTTAGGCGTCTTTACTGCGCTGATGATTGTGATTCCCTACATTGGTATTGCCTTGGGCTTTACTCTAGCGGTCCTTGCGGCCCTTTTGCAGTTTGGGCCTGGTGGTGCAATTATTGGAGTCCTTGTGCTGTATGGACTAGGTCAATTTATTGAAGGCTTCTTTCTCACGCCACGCCTCGTGGGTGAACGAATTGGCTTGCATCCCGTTGCCGTGCTCTTTGCGCTGTTGTTATTTGGAAAGTTATTTGGTTTCTTTGGCATCCTACTCGCATTACCCATCAGCGCAGTTGGTTTAGTGCTTTTGCAATATGGTTGGACATGCTATACCCAAAGTCCTTGGTACCAAAAGTAA
- the hda gene encoding DnaA regulatory inactivator Hda yields MNSPSLPRQFALDIGHTPKPSLSNFLAGENLALHSTLLTIAKSWEMNTPRLASENPLNERWIYWWGPEGSGRTHLLGAIGNAAQQLDLRHFPLTPNEPISWVSLEESLPALCTSAAPSVITVDDVDRLDERLVASLFRILNAIQGSEAIHIFMAGNAAPGALRLREDLRTRLGWGLVFQTHLLGDDQKIEALQQAAQARGLVLSSDVLPWLLNRFYRDMPSLMALIDALDAYSLETKRAVTLPLVRELLQPK; encoded by the coding sequence ATGAATAGTCCATCACTACCAAGACAGTTTGCACTCGACATCGGTCACACACCCAAACCCAGCTTAAGTAATTTTTTAGCCGGAGAAAATCTAGCGCTGCACTCTACCTTGTTGACTATAGCCAAATCCTGGGAAATGAATACCCCAAGATTAGCCAGTGAGAATCCTCTCAACGAACGCTGGATCTATTGGTGGGGGCCAGAAGGCTCTGGTCGCACCCACTTACTCGGTGCAATCGGCAATGCTGCTCAGCAATTAGACTTGAGGCACTTCCCCCTAACTCCCAATGAACCCATTTCTTGGGTGAGTCTGGAGGAAAGTCTGCCTGCTCTATGCACCAGTGCTGCACCCTCAGTCATTACCGTTGATGACGTAGATCGACTTGATGAACGCCTGGTAGCATCCTTATTTCGTATTCTGAATGCCATTCAGGGTAGTGAAGCAATACATATTTTCATGGCAGGTAATGCTGCCCCTGGTGCATTAAGACTGAGAGAAGACCTGCGCACCCGCCTGGGATGGGGCTTGGTCTTTCAAACCCACCTTTTGGGCGATGATCAGAAAATAGAAGCCTTACAACAAGCAGCGCAAGCGCGCGGCTTGGTTTTATCGTCAGATGTATTGCCTTGGTTGCTAAATCGCTTTTATCGAGATATGCCCAGCCTGATGGCATTGATTGATGCTTTAGATGCTTACTCACTAGAAACAAAACGCGCTGTCACCTTGCCCCTCGTTAGAGAGCTCTTGCAGCCTAAATAA
- a CDS encoding HAD family phosphatase: protein MTQLALFDLDHTLLPCDSDYEWGQFLARIGVVDSKYYAQQNERFYQDYKDGNLNIQEFLRFALKPLSEHSRAQLKEWHDAFMHEVITGQLRQQAVDLVKRHQDAGDLCCVVTATNSFVTRPIVESFGIEHLVATEPATVGDQPFADFTGEVKGIPSFREGKIQRVHDWLATQKLTFDELPQSYFYSDSMNDLPLLEKVSNPVATNPDARLRDEALKRHWPILELFA from the coding sequence ATGACTCAATTAGCACTGTTCGATTTAGATCACACTCTTCTCCCCTGCGATAGCGATTATGAATGGGGTCAGTTCTTGGCGCGCATTGGTGTAGTCGATAGCAAATACTATGCGCAGCAAAATGAACGCTTTTATCAGGACTATAAAGATGGAAATCTGAATATTCAAGAGTTCCTACGCTTTGCATTAAAGCCACTCTCCGAACATTCCCGCGCACAGCTCAAAGAATGGCATGACGCCTTCATGCATGAGGTCATTACTGGCCAACTCCGTCAACAGGCGGTTGATCTCGTGAAGCGTCACCAAGATGCTGGCGATCTTTGCTGCGTTGTGACTGCAACCAATAGCTTTGTTACTCGCCCCATCGTAGAAAGTTTTGGCATTGAACATCTGGTAGCTACTGAACCTGCCACTGTGGGAGATCAGCCTTTCGCCGATTTCACAGGCGAAGTCAAAGGTATACCGAGTTTTAGGGAAGGCAAAATTCAACGCGTTCATGATTGGCTTGCTACCCAAAAGCTCACGTTTGATGAATTGCCACAAAGTTATTTTTATTCAGACTCAATGAATGATTTACCTCTCCTGGAAAAAGTGAGCAATCCAGTTGCCACCAATCCGGATGCTCGCCTACGTGATGAAGCCTTAAAACGTCACTGGCCCATACTTGAACTGTTTGCATGA
- the pcnB gene encoding polynucleotide adenylyltransferase PcnB, producing MITKFIKRILRRDPMIRHTAAHTSGAPKRVPKKTHRIDPDLLSKNAVKVTQTLQQAGYDAFIVGGAVRDLALGIGPKDFDVATNATPEQVQKLFRKARLIGRRFQIVHVTFFGKGQPEIIEVSTFRALLENAGEHIAENGRILRDNVWGSQHEDAARRDFSINAMYYDPATETVLDYHGGMADMQKKTLRMIGDPAKRYREDPIRMLRAIRFAAKTGFTLDAATRAPIAKLGKLIHDVPSARLFDEILKLLMSGYSWAAIQGLKDAGLHHGLLPLLDHILDQSADSQEANDFVRIALANTDERIQSGKSVSAGFLFATLLWPDLLNNWKKNIAKGISNIPALHDAMDETIASQSSGMVIQRRFESDMREIWSMQPRFEKRVGRYPYRLIESPRFRAGYDFMLLRCATGEKNPALGEWWSSFIASDPAEQEALMASVKNETGNSAAPTKRRRRRKAKVAVPSESAAD from the coding sequence ATGATTACCAAATTTATTAAACGTATTTTGCGTCGTGATCCCATGATCCGACATACTGCAGCCCATACCTCTGGCGCACCGAAACGAGTCCCTAAAAAAACTCACCGAATTGACCCAGACTTACTGTCCAAAAATGCTGTGAAGGTAACTCAGACATTGCAGCAGGCTGGCTATGATGCTTTTATTGTGGGCGGTGCTGTACGAGATTTAGCTTTAGGCATTGGCCCTAAGGACTTCGATGTGGCAACCAATGCCACACCTGAGCAGGTACAAAAACTATTTCGTAAAGCACGCCTCATTGGTCGTCGCTTTCAGATTGTGCATGTCACTTTTTTTGGCAAAGGCCAACCTGAAATTATTGAGGTATCTACCTTTAGGGCTCTGCTAGAGAACGCTGGCGAGCATATAGCAGAAAATGGCCGTATTTTGCGCGATAACGTCTGGGGTAGCCAGCATGAAGATGCTGCGCGTAGAGATTTCAGCATCAATGCGATGTACTACGACCCTGCTACTGAAACTGTACTCGACTATCACGGCGGTATGGCTGACATGCAGAAGAAAACCTTGCGCATGATTGGTGATCCGGCTAAGCGCTATCGTGAAGATCCGATTCGTATGCTGCGCGCCATTCGCTTTGCAGCCAAGACTGGCTTTACCTTAGACGCAGCAACGCGCGCACCTATCGCCAAATTAGGTAAATTGATTCACGATGTACCTTCTGCTCGCCTCTTTGATGAAATCCTCAAACTTCTCATGTCTGGATACTCATGGGCTGCGATTCAAGGCCTCAAGGATGCAGGACTTCATCATGGCCTACTACCTTTGCTGGATCATATCTTGGATCAGAGTGCAGACTCTCAAGAAGCAAATGATTTTGTTCGCATTGCGCTCGCCAATACCGATGAACGCATCCAATCGGGTAAAAGCGTTTCGGCCGGATTCTTGTTTGCGACTTTGCTGTGGCCAGATCTACTCAATAATTGGAAAAAGAATATTGCTAAAGGGATTTCCAACATTCCCGCACTACATGACGCCATGGATGAGACCATTGCCAGCCAAAGCAGCGGCATGGTAATTCAGCGACGTTTCGAGAGCGACATGCGAGAAATCTGGTCAATGCAGCCCCGATTTGAAAAGCGTGTTGGACGCTACCCTTATCGCCTGATTGAATCACCACGTTTTAGAGCGGGTTATGACTTTATGCTCCTGCGTTGTGCTACGGGTGAGAAAAATCCCGCTTTAGGAGAGTGGTGGAGCAGCTTCATCGCAAGCGACCCAGCAGAGCAAGAAGCCTTGATGGCCAGCGTCAAAAACGAGACTGGTAATAGCGCTGCCCCCACAAAAAGACGTCGCCGTAGAAAAGCCAAGGTGGCCGTGCCCAGTGAAAGCGCAGCAGACTAA
- the folK gene encoding 2-amino-4-hydroxy-6-hydroxymethyldihydropteridine diphosphokinase: MARAFIGFGGNIGDTRQLITDAIVCLAQRCELQIVSKSCFYQSAPFQATGGDYINSVIEIETQLSPYGLLHVCQAVEQEFGRERPYENAPRTIDLDILAFEGVSQTDTELTIPHPRIIERSFVLLPLLEIAPDFFLPNWGELKAYLPNVADQRIEKLSCRNCHCGEKQVYSQSAH; this comes from the coding sequence ATGGCTCGAGCTTTTATTGGATTTGGTGGAAATATCGGTGACACGCGTCAGCTCATTACTGATGCGATTGTGTGTCTTGCCCAGCGCTGCGAACTCCAAATCGTAAGCAAAAGCTGTTTCTACCAAAGTGCGCCCTTTCAAGCTACCGGGGGCGACTACATTAATTCTGTGATTGAAATTGAAACGCAACTCAGTCCTTATGGCCTTTTGCACGTCTGCCAAGCAGTCGAACAAGAATTTGGCCGTGAGCGTCCTTACGAAAATGCACCTCGCACAATTGATTTGGACATCCTGGCATTTGAAGGCGTTTCTCAAACAGATACAGAACTCACAATCCCCCACCCCAGAATCATTGAGCGCTCATTTGTTTTACTTCCCTTACTAGAAATTGCCCCAGATTTCTTTTTACCCAACTGGGGCGAACTCAAGGCGTATTTACCCAACGTAGCCGATCAGCGCATTGAAAAACTCTCTTGCCGCAACTGTCATTGCGGTGAAAAACAGGTTTATAGCCAGTCAGCGCATTAA
- the panB gene encoding 3-methyl-2-oxobutanoate hydroxymethyltransferase has product MGYLQGEKPITISKLHAMHAEGEKITMLTAYDSTMSALLNRSGVETILIGDSLGNVIQGHSSTTSVTVEQVAYHTECVARANTHAFIIADLPFASYGDPVQALDSAAELMRAGADMVKLEGGNWQIDIIQYLVERSVPVCAHLGLLPQSVHILGGYKVQGKSKDAASIMLEQAIACEQAGAQMIVLEAIPSSLGKLITESLSIPTIGIGAGANCSGQVLVLQDMLGISPGKPPKFVKNFMDGHASIEAAIKAYVREVKSGKFPGPEHGFAG; this is encoded by the coding sequence ATGGGTTACTTACAAGGCGAAAAGCCAATTACGATTTCTAAACTCCATGCCATGCATGCTGAAGGTGAAAAAATCACCATGCTGACGGCTTACGATTCAACCATGTCAGCCCTGTTAAATCGCAGCGGAGTAGAAACCATCCTGATTGGGGACTCATTAGGCAATGTGATTCAAGGTCACTCCAGTACAACATCCGTAACTGTTGAGCAAGTGGCGTATCACACTGAATGCGTCGCTCGAGCCAACACCCATGCATTCATCATTGCCGACCTACCTTTTGCCAGCTATGGTGACCCCGTCCAAGCCTTAGATTCAGCAGCAGAACTCATGCGCGCTGGTGCTGATATGGTCAAACTTGAAGGTGGCAATTGGCAAATCGACATCATTCAGTATTTAGTAGAACGTAGTGTTCCTGTTTGCGCCCATTTAGGACTATTACCCCAGTCCGTTCACATCCTGGGTGGTTATAAGGTTCAAGGCAAATCGAAAGATGCCGCAAGTATCATGCTTGAGCAGGCCATTGCTTGCGAGCAAGCTGGCGCACAAATGATCGTGCTTGAAGCCATTCCATCTTCATTAGGCAAGCTTATTACTGAATCGCTCTCCATCCCCACCATTGGAATCGGCGCAGGCGCGAATTGCTCAGGTCAAGTATTAGTACTACAAGATATGCTGGGCATTAGCCCCGGAAAGCCACCAAAGTTTGTTAAAAACTTTATGGATGGACATGCCTCAATTGAGGCAGCAATCAAAGCCTATGTTCGAGAAGTGAAATCCGGAAAGTTCCCCGGACCCGAACACGGCTTTGCTGGATAA
- the dnaJ gene encoding molecular chaperone DnaJ has protein sequence MSTSKRDYYEVLGVAKGASDEELKKAYRKMAMKHHPDRNPDSKTAEAQFKEVKEAYETLTDQNKRAAYDQYGHAGVDQSGGFGGGGFGGGGFADAFGDIFGDIFGQGGGRQSGPQVYKGADLRYNMEITLEQAAEGYTTQIRVPSWSNCKPCHGTGAEPGSKAERCTTCAGHGQVRVQQGFFSMQQTCPKCRGTGEYIPKPCKTCHGSGKHKEQKTLEIKIPAGIDDGMRVRSVGNGEPGVNGGPSGDLYVEVRVKPHKVFERDGSDLHVQMPISFATATIGGDIEVPTLSGRVEFSIPEGTQTGKTFRLRNKGIKGLRSTIVGDLFVHVAVETPVKLTDEQKKLLQKFDDSLKSGGDKHNPHQKGWFDGVKSFFS, from the coding sequence GTGTCTACAAGTAAACGCGATTATTACGAAGTCTTGGGAGTTGCCAAAGGCGCTAGCGATGAGGAGCTAAAAAAAGCTTATCGAAAAATGGCGATGAAGCATCACCCTGACCGTAACCCCGATAGCAAAACAGCAGAAGCGCAATTTAAAGAAGTTAAAGAGGCGTACGAAACTTTAACGGACCAGAATAAGCGTGCCGCATATGATCAGTATGGTCATGCTGGCGTTGATCAATCTGGTGGTTTTGGCGGCGGCGGCTTTGGTGGCGGTGGTTTTGCTGACGCTTTCGGCGACATCTTTGGCGATATTTTTGGGCAAGGTGGCGGGCGTCAGTCAGGACCGCAGGTATATAAAGGTGCTGATTTACGTTACAACATGGAGATTACTCTGGAGCAGGCTGCCGAGGGTTACACAACCCAAATTCGGGTACCAAGCTGGAGTAATTGCAAGCCGTGTCATGGCACTGGCGCTGAACCTGGTAGTAAAGCCGAGAGATGTACTACTTGCGCAGGTCATGGCCAGGTCCGTGTCCAGCAAGGTTTCTTCTCCATGCAACAAACTTGCCCTAAGTGCCGCGGCACTGGTGAGTACATTCCTAAGCCATGCAAGACTTGCCATGGCAGCGGTAAACATAAAGAACAAAAGACACTTGAAATCAAAATCCCTGCGGGTATTGATGATGGTATGCGTGTGCGCTCTGTTGGCAATGGTGAGCCCGGCGTCAATGGTGGACCATCCGGCGATCTTTATGTAGAGGTGAGGGTCAAACCTCATAAAGTATTTGAGCGTGATGGCAGTGACCTGCATGTCCAAATGCCGATCTCATTCGCAACTGCAACGATTGGTGGGGATATCGAAGTTCCAACGCTCTCGGGACGCGTAGAGTTTTCGATTCCTGAAGGTACACAGACTGGAAAAACATTCCGTTTGCGTAACAAGGGCATTAAAGGTTTGCGCTCTACTATCGTTGGCGATCTCTTTGTCCACGTTGCCGTCGAGACTCCGGTAAAGCTGACCGATGAGCAGAAAAAATTACTGCAGAAATTTGATGACAGCTTGAAGTCAGGTGGCGACAAACACAATCCACATCAAAAGGGTTGGTTTGACGGTGTAAAGAGTTTTTTTAGTTAA
- the dnaK gene encoding molecular chaperone DnaK: MGKIIGIDLGTTNSCVSVVENNAPKVVENAEGGRTTPSIIAYVEDGEVLVGAPAKRQSVTNPKNTIYAVKRLMGRKFTDAEVQKDIGLMPYKIVQADNGDAWVEARDKKMAPQQVSAEILRKMKKTAEDYLGEEVTEAVITVPAYFNDSQRQATKDAGRIAGLDVKRIINEPTAAALAFGLDKQDKVDRKIAVYDLGGGTFDVSIIEIANVDGEKQFEVLSTNGDTFLGGEDFDQRIIDWIIAEFKKEQGVDLSKDVLALQRLKDAAEKAKIELSSAQQTEINLPYVTADAGGPKHLNLKLTRAKLESLVEELINRTAGPCLTAIKDAGVNPADIDDVILVGGQTRMPAVQDKVKEIFGKEPRKDVNPDEAVAVGAAIQGSVLSGDRKDVLLLDVTPLSLGIETLGGVMTKMIPKNTTIPTKHSQVYSTAEDNQPAVTIKCFQGEREMASANKLLGEFNLEGIAPAQRGMPQIEVTFDIDANGILHVTAKDKTTGKENKITIKANSGLTEEEILRMVKDAEANADEDKKALELVTARNTADALAHSTKKALEEHGAALEASEKEAIEAALKELDEAIKGSDKAAIEAKTEALGKASQKLGEKAMAAEQAKAGAAPGAAPGGAQAAAPDADVVDADFKEVNDKK; encoded by the coding sequence ATGGGAAAGATTATCGGAATTGACTTAGGAACCACGAACTCGTGCGTTTCTGTTGTTGAAAACAATGCACCTAAGGTTGTCGAGAACGCAGAAGGCGGTCGCACAACCCCTTCCATCATCGCTTATGTTGAAGACGGCGAAGTATTGGTTGGTGCGCCTGCAAAGCGCCAATCAGTAACAAATCCTAAAAACACCATCTACGCAGTAAAGCGTTTGATGGGTCGTAAATTTACTGATGCGGAAGTACAAAAAGACATCGGTTTGATGCCTTACAAAATTGTTCAAGCGGACAACGGTGATGCTTGGGTTGAGGCGCGCGACAAAAAAATGGCACCACAACAAGTGTCAGCAGAAATTTTGCGCAAAATGAAAAAGACTGCCGAAGATTACCTCGGTGAAGAAGTAACTGAGGCGGTGATTACTGTTCCTGCTTACTTCAACGATAGCCAACGTCAAGCTACTAAAGATGCGGGTCGTATCGCTGGTCTAGATGTCAAGCGCATTATTAACGAGCCAACTGCTGCAGCATTAGCCTTCGGTTTGGATAAGCAAGACAAGGTTGATCGCAAGATTGCTGTATACGACTTGGGCGGCGGTACATTCGACGTATCCATTATTGAGATTGCTAACGTAGATGGTGAGAAGCAGTTCGAGGTGCTTTCTACCAACGGCGATACTTTCTTGGGCGGTGAAGATTTTGACCAGCGCATCATTGACTGGATCATTGCTGAATTCAAGAAAGAACAAGGCGTAGATTTGAGTAAGGATGTATTGGCATTGCAGCGTTTAAAAGATGCAGCTGAGAAAGCCAAGATCGAATTGTCATCCGCACAACAAACTGAAATCAATTTGCCATACGTGACTGCTGATGCTGGCGGCCCTAAGCATTTGAACTTGAAGTTAACCCGCGCTAAGTTGGAATCTTTGGTAGAAGAGTTGATCAACCGTACGGCTGGTCCTTGCTTGACCGCAATTAAAGACGCTGGTGTGAATCCTGCTGATATTGATGATGTGATCTTGGTTGGTGGTCAAACTCGTATGCCTGCTGTTCAGGACAAGGTAAAAGAGATTTTCGGTAAAGAGCCACGCAAAGATGTGAACCCAGATGAGGCAGTTGCAGTTGGTGCTGCCATTCAGGGATCGGTATTGTCTGGTGATCGTAAAGACGTATTGCTTTTGGACGTAACTCCATTATCTCTGGGTATCGAAACCTTGGGCGGCGTGATGACCAAGATGATTCCGAAGAACACGACTATTCCTACTAAGCATTCACAGGTTTACTCTACAGCGGAAGACAACCAGCCTGCGGTAACTATTAAGTGCTTCCAAGGTGAGCGTGAGATGGCTTCCGCTAACAAATTGCTCGGTGAGTTTAATTTGGAAGGTATTGCTCCAGCACAACGCGGTATGCCACAAATTGAAGTGACTTTTGATATTGATGCCAACGGTATTTTGCATGTAACTGCAAAAGATAAAACAACTGGCAAAGAGAACAAGATCACCATTAAGGCAAACTCAGGTCTGACTGAAGAAGAAATTTTACGCATGGTAAAAGATGCTGAAGCGAATGCCGATGAAGATAAAAAAGCATTGGAATTAGTAACGGCACGCAACACTGCTGATGCTTTGGCTCACTCAACTAAGAAAGCTTTGGAAGAGCATGGTGCTGCTTTGGAGGCTTCTGAGAAGGAAGCAATTGAAGCTGCTTTGAAAGAATTGGACGAGGCAATTAAGGGTAGCGATAAAGCTGCGATTGAGGCCAAGACTGAGGCTTTGGGTAAGGCAAGTCAGAAGCTGGGTGAAAAAGCCATGGCTGCTGAGCAAGCTAAAGCTGGTGCTGCTCCTGGCGCAGCTCCTGGTGGCGCGCAAGCTGCCGCTCCAGATGCTGACGTAGTTGATGCAGATTTCAAAGAAGTGAATGACAAAAAGTAA
- the grpE gene encoding nucleotide exchange factor GrpE produces MTQENQNPSPEQENTAADSQAEAGVQATSSDAQAKTPEQEIAELNQKLTEMQDNYLRAKAEGENIRRRAAEDVSKAHKFAIESFAEHLVPVTDSLYAALNAETVDAKAFKEGLEITLKQLLSAFEKGRMTELNPAVGDKFDPHHHQAIASVPSDQEANTVVSVLQRGYSIADRILRPALVTVSAPK; encoded by the coding sequence ATGACCCAAGAAAATCAAAATCCATCTCCTGAGCAAGAAAATACTGCTGCCGATTCTCAGGCTGAAGCTGGTGTACAGGCAACTTCTTCAGATGCGCAAGCAAAGACACCGGAACAAGAAATTGCTGAGTTAAATCAAAAGCTAACCGAGATGCAGGATAACTACTTGCGCGCTAAGGCCGAGGGTGAAAACATTCGCCGCCGTGCAGCCGAAGATGTTTCAAAGGCGCATAAGTTTGCGATTGAGAGTTTCGCTGAGCACCTCGTGCCAGTTACAGACAGCCTTTACGCAGCTCTGAATGCGGAGACCGTAGATGCCAAAGCCTTTAAAGAGGGCCTAGAAATCACTTTAAAACAACTGCTATCCGCCTTTGAAAAAGGTCGTATGACGGAATTGAACCCAGCTGTAGGTGATAAGTTTGATCCTCACCACCACCAGGCCATTGCTTCAGTTCCTTCAGACCAAGAGGCTAATACGGTGGTTTCAGTGCTCCAAAGGGGTTATTCCATTGCTGATCGCATTCTGCGCCCAGCCTTGGTCACTGTGAGCGCCCCCAAATAG